In the Deinococcus ficus genome, one interval contains:
- the rlmN gene encoding 23S rRNA (adenine(2503)-C(2))-methyltransferase RlmN yields MELLLDLHPDAYPLDGFRRRQLLDWVYGQGVGEFAAMTNLPAAARADLSGQYTLNPFRDIETVRSADGSVKYLFTLMDGRQMEAVYMPYLDRKTICVSTMVGCPARCAFCATGKMGFGRNLTPGEIVGQVLAVAGGEDIAPREIRNLVFMGMGEAMLNYDNTMQAARILLHPEALGMSRRRVTLSTVGIAKGIRRLAEEDDLGIKLAISLHAPDEETRQRIIPTGAANSIEEIMQAAREYQAVTGRRITMEYTMLRGLNDALWQADLLAERLRGLVSHVNLIPMNPWDGSGFESSTEAQIQAFYDRLEARGVDVSVRRSRGKDAGAACGQLALKRPQAVSGVA; encoded by the coding sequence ATGGAGCTTTTGCTTGACCTTCACCCCGACGCGTACCCCCTGGACGGCTTCCGCCGCCGTCAGCTGCTGGACTGGGTGTACGGGCAGGGCGTGGGGGAGTTCGCGGCCATGACGAACCTGCCGGCCGCCGCCCGCGCCGATCTGAGCGGGCAGTACACCCTGAACCCCTTCCGGGACATCGAGACGGTCCGCAGCGCGGACGGCAGCGTGAAGTACCTGTTCACGCTGATGGACGGCCGGCAGATGGAAGCGGTGTACATGCCGTACCTGGACCGCAAGACGATCTGCGTGAGCACCATGGTGGGCTGCCCGGCCCGCTGCGCCTTCTGCGCCACCGGGAAGATGGGCTTCGGCCGGAACCTGACGCCGGGCGAGATCGTGGGGCAGGTGCTGGCCGTCGCGGGCGGCGAGGACATCGCCCCGCGCGAGATCCGCAACCTGGTGTTCATGGGCATGGGGGAAGCCATGCTGAACTACGACAACACCATGCAGGCCGCCCGGATCCTGCTGCACCCGGAGGCGCTGGGCATGAGCAGGCGCCGCGTGACGCTCTCCACGGTGGGCATCGCCAAGGGCATCCGCCGCCTGGCGGAGGAGGACGACCTGGGCATCAAGCTGGCCATCAGCCTGCACGCCCCGGACGAGGAGACCCGCCAGCGGATCATCCCGACCGGCGCGGCGAACAGCATCGAGGAGATCATGCAGGCCGCCCGCGAGTACCAGGCGGTCACCGGCCGGCGCATCACCATGGAGTACACCATGCTGCGCGGCCTGAACGACGCGCTGTGGCAGGCGGACCTGCTGGCCGAGCGGCTGCGCGGGCTGGTGAGTCACGTGAACCTGATTCCCATGAACCCCTGGGACGGCTCGGGGTTCGAGAGCAGCACCGAGGCGCAGATCCAGGCGTTCTACGACCGGCTGGAGGCGCGCGGGGTCGACGTCAGCGTGCGGCGGTCCCGCGGGAAGGATGCTGGCGCGGCGTGCGGGCAGCTAGCGCTGAAGCGCCCGCAGGCGGTGAGCGGCGTCGCCTGA